In Gimesia benthica, a single window of DNA contains:
- the hslU gene encoding ATP-dependent protease ATPase subunit HslU gives MHELTPRQIVAELDKHIVGQDDAKRAVAIALRNRWRWQQLPDELRKEITPKNIVMIGPTGVGKTEITRRLAQLIDAPFIKVEATKYTEVGYYGRDVESMIRDLVDSAKNLVREKKRVELVDKAKARVEERLLDLLIPRPEWESSFRESTEEVKEEDSQERYERTRDKFRTMLLQGALEEKEVEISVEQKNSPVQVFSNMGMDQMDVDLQGMFERIMPQQSKHRKMMVKEARKVLLEQEVEGLMDKDAIAEEAVDLAERHGIVFIDEIDKICTSEEGGNRSGDVSRQGVQRDLLPIVEGTTVQTRSGSVKTDYMLFIAAGAFHRTKPSDLMPELQGRFPIRVELQELTREDFLRILTEPSSSITMQYQALLKTEGVDVKFEQDGLEELADIAFQVNQTTQNIGARRLHTILERLLEEVSYEAPDLKTKKIIIDAAYVQQKLHTIVEDEDLSKFIL, from the coding sequence GATGAGCTTCGCAAAGAAATTACCCCGAAGAACATCGTGATGATCGGACCAACGGGGGTCGGGAAGACGGAAATTACCCGGCGGCTGGCTCAACTCATTGATGCTCCCTTTATTAAAGTTGAAGCGACCAAATACACAGAGGTTGGTTATTACGGGCGCGATGTCGAAAGCATGATCCGTGACCTGGTAGACTCTGCCAAGAATCTGGTGCGCGAGAAAAAACGGGTTGAGCTGGTGGATAAAGCCAAGGCCCGTGTCGAAGAACGCCTGCTGGATCTCTTGATCCCCCGTCCGGAATGGGAGTCATCTTTCCGAGAGTCCACTGAAGAGGTCAAGGAAGAGGATTCTCAGGAACGCTACGAGCGCACCCGCGACAAGTTTCGCACAATGCTCCTCCAGGGCGCCCTGGAAGAAAAAGAAGTGGAAATCTCGGTGGAGCAGAAAAACTCTCCCGTGCAGGTCTTTTCCAATATGGGCATGGACCAGATGGATGTCGACCTGCAGGGCATGTTTGAACGCATCATGCCTCAGCAGAGCAAGCATCGTAAGATGATGGTCAAAGAGGCCCGCAAGGTTCTGCTGGAACAGGAAGTGGAAGGTTTGATGGACAAGGATGCGATTGCCGAGGAAGCGGTGGATCTCGCAGAGCGGCACGGCATTGTGTTCATCGACGAAATTGACAAGATCTGTACTTCCGAAGAAGGGGGGAACCGCAGCGGCGATGTCAGTCGCCAGGGTGTGCAGCGCGATTTGCTTCCCATCGTCGAAGGAACGACCGTGCAAACGCGCAGTGGTTCCGTAAAAACAGATTACATGCTGTTTATCGCCGCGGGGGCCTTTCACCGTACCAAGCCGTCAGATCTGATGCCCGAATTACAGGGGCGCTTTCCGATTCGCGTCGAGTTGCAGGAACTGACGCGGGAAGATTTTCTGCGGATTCTGACAGAACCGTCGAGTTCGATCACCATGCAGTATCAGGCACTTCTCAAAACAGAAGGCGTCGATGTAAAGTTCGAACAGGATGGGTTGGAAGAACTGGCGGATATCGCTTTCCAGGTCAACCAGACAACTCAGAACATCGGTGCCCGTCGCCTGCATACAATCCTGGAACGGTTGCTGGAAGAGGTCAGTTATGAAGCACCAGATTTGAAGACGAAGAAGATCATCATCGATGCCGCCTATGTGCAGCAGAAACTGCACACGATCGTGGAAGATGAAGATCTCAGTAAGTTTATTCTGTAA
- a CDS encoding DUF1559 domain-containing protein codes for MQPRSNRTVRRMGFTLIELLVVIAIIAILIALLLPAVQQAREAARRSTCKNNVKQLGLAFHNYHETHRSLPPGWVQRSLSASCQPSATSTGGCLPGWGWSTMLLPFLDQANLYDALNVSSGNLSVTPTDQTKTKIPLFRCPSDVGSDLNADRGGHATSNYKGIYGSRGTGSINTSPHNAAAGNGSFWSNSNTKIRDITDGTSNTLLIGETARGRVGANTYNGGIWVGYYDNGKTASCVWKTENHPGSLINGTLAWAFSSQHTGGAHFLLADGGVRFISENIDGTTYENLGKISDGNVIGEF; via the coding sequence ATGCAGCCTCGCAGCAACCGTACCGTCCGCCGGATGGGTTTTACCCTGATCGAACTTCTTGTCGTGATTGCCATCATTGCAATCCTGATCGCATTATTACTGCCAGCCGTTCAACAGGCGCGTGAAGCAGCACGCCGCAGCACCTGTAAAAACAATGTCAAACAGCTGGGGCTTGCCTTCCATAATTACCATGAAACACATCGCAGCCTGCCTCCCGGTTGGGTTCAGCGATCTCTGTCTGCCTCCTGTCAGCCTTCAGCAACCAGCACAGGTGGCTGTCTGCCCGGTTGGGGCTGGAGCACCATGTTGCTGCCATTCCTTGACCAGGCGAATCTATACGATGCACTGAATGTATCGTCGGGCAACCTGAGTGTGACTCCCACGGATCAGACGAAAACCAAAATCCCACTGTTTCGCTGTCCTTCCGATGTCGGCAGTGATCTGAACGCAGATCGCGGCGGACACGCGACATCCAACTACAAAGGGATTTATGGCAGCCGGGGAACCGGATCAATCAACACCAGCCCGCATAATGCCGCCGCCGGAAATGGTTCTTTCTGGTCCAACAGCAATACCAAAATCCGTGATATTACCGATGGCACGAGCAATACACTTTTGATTGGTGAAACTGCGCGGGGTCGCGTAGGGGCGAATACCTACAACGGCGGCATCTGGGTCGGTTACTATGACAACGGAAAAACAGCCTCCTGCGTCTGGAAAACGGAAAATCACCCCGGTTCGCTGATCAATGGTACGCTGGCGTGGGCTTTCAGCAGTCAGCACACTGGTGGGGCTCACTTCCTGCTGGCCGATGGTGGGGTCCGATTTATCAGTGAAAATATTGACGGCACAACCTACGAAAACCTCGGAAAGATCAGTGACGGAAATGTCATTGGTGAATTCTGA
- a CDS encoding zinc ribbon domain-containing protein, translated as MYDDWDSEYDADEYGPDDGYEEEWESETIECSNCGADVYEDAVACPICGEYLTRNTHPLSDRPSWWVMLGILGIVVTIISAFFWSRI; from the coding sequence ATGTATGATGACTGGGATTCCGAATACGATGCTGACGAATATGGTCCCGATGATGGGTACGAGGAAGAGTGGGAGTCAGAGACCATTGAGTGCAGCAATTGTGGCGCAGACGTCTATGAAGATGCCGTTGCATGTCCGATCTGTGGTGAGTATCTGACACGCAACACGCATCCGCTGAGCGATCGCCCTTCCTGGTGGGTGATGCTGGGAATTCTGGGCATCGTTGTAACCATTATCAGTGCGTTTTTCTGGTCTCGAATTTGA
- a CDS encoding Maf family protein: protein MQFQKWILGSRSPRRRELLMQLVPEAAIEVVPPLNPEEAGFEGLHDLASIKERLAEICLDKNEDVFAQSCNGDLRQVLLLTSDTIVIAERQPGHFVVLGQPPTGSGWEQAVRDWFVNDFAGKTHRVITGLCKRSSTGIQSEFCETLVTFHERAYVLKHLDWYLSTGESRGKAGGYAVQGAGSIFVKRIEGSLTNVVGLPLENLLPLVR from the coding sequence ATGCAATTTCAGAAATGGATTTTGGGCTCCCGTTCTCCTCGACGCAGAGAGCTGCTGATGCAACTGGTGCCTGAGGCGGCGATCGAAGTGGTCCCTCCGCTCAATCCTGAGGAGGCGGGGTTTGAAGGACTGCACGACCTGGCTTCGATTAAAGAACGGCTGGCTGAGATCTGCCTGGATAAGAATGAAGACGTGTTCGCACAGTCGTGCAACGGGGACCTGCGTCAGGTTCTATTGTTAACTTCGGATACCATTGTTATTGCAGAGCGACAACCGGGGCATTTTGTAGTTCTGGGCCAGCCCCCAACCGGTTCCGGCTGGGAGCAGGCAGTACGGGACTGGTTTGTAAACGATTTTGCAGGCAAGACCCATCGGGTGATTACCGGGCTTTGTAAACGTTCCTCTACAGGCATCCAGAGCGAATTTTGTGAGACGCTGGTTACGTTTCACGAGCGTGCGTATGTACTCAAGCATCTGGACTGGTACCTTTCAACGGGAGAATCCCGAGGTAAGGCAGGGGGCTACGCGGTTCAGGGGGCAGGCAGTATCTTTGTAAAGCGAATTGAAGGCAGCCTGACCAATGTAGTAGGATTGCCTCTGGAAAACCTGTTGCCGTTAGTCCGCTGA
- a CDS encoding tRNA dihydrouridine synthase — protein sequence MSLIKWSTVESPEIRIGNRTLSSRYFLSPLAGYTQHAFRVALRRLGGVGLCTTDLVLASHLLAGSRKSKALLKTSSADRPLTVQIFGGVTEELVKAARWLETAGYEAVDLNMGCPMAKINGSGGGARIMCSPEKACQMVADVVDAVSLPVTVKMRLGWDRESITAPLLAREFEQAGVAAITIHGRTRNQGFGGSVDLEGIRQTVEAVQEIPVIGNGDVCTVEDAFRMREETGCEAVSIGRGAMMDPWIFRKIEMTLKGDQPVEEPDREEQIAFLEHHFSLMIDHYDNYGCQLIRKFAAWYGARLGIPEDLEDRLRRLESADEFQEIVNQIRERHGERESSVPTALVKTPNGPVERW from the coding sequence ATGTCTCTGATCAAGTGGAGTACTGTCGAATCTCCCGAAATCCGGATCGGTAATCGCACGCTGAGTTCCCGCTATTTTCTCTCGCCTCTGGCCGGATATACGCAGCACGCCTTTCGTGTCGCTTTACGCCGTCTCGGAGGCGTAGGACTCTGTACGACCGACCTCGTGCTGGCTTCGCATCTGCTCGCCGGCAGCCGGAAATCTAAGGCATTGCTCAAGACGTCCTCTGCTGATCGTCCTTTAACAGTACAGATCTTTGGTGGAGTGACTGAAGAACTCGTCAAAGCCGCCCGCTGGCTGGAAACAGCCGGCTATGAAGCCGTTGACCTGAATATGGGCTGTCCTATGGCGAAAATCAACGGCAGTGGCGGTGGGGCACGGATCATGTGCTCCCCGGAAAAAGCCTGTCAGATGGTGGCGGACGTCGTGGATGCGGTTTCGCTGCCAGTCACCGTTAAGATGCGGCTGGGCTGGGACCGGGAATCGATCACTGCGCCGTTACTGGCGAGGGAATTTGAGCAGGCGGGCGTCGCTGCGATTACCATTCATGGGCGGACCCGTAATCAGGGATTTGGCGGCAGTGTCGATCTGGAGGGCATCCGACAGACGGTGGAAGCAGTACAGGAAATTCCGGTAATCGGCAATGGAGATGTCTGTACGGTCGAAGATGCTTTCCGTATGCGTGAAGAAACGGGTTGTGAAGCCGTTTCAATTGGCCGGGGTGCGATGATGGATCCCTGGATCTTTCGCAAGATTGAGATGACACTCAAAGGAGATCAGCCTGTTGAAGAACCGGACCGCGAGGAACAGATCGCGTTTCTTGAGCATCATTTCAGCCTGATGATCGATCATTATGACAACTATGGCTGCCAGCTGATACGGAAGTTTGCCGCCTGGTATGGTGCCCGTCTCGGAATTCCGGAAGATCTGGAAGACCGTCTGCGTCGACTGGAATCTGCGGATGAGTTTCAGGAGATTGTCAATCAGATCCGTGAGCGTCACGGAGAACGCGAGTCCTCTGTTCCCACCGCCCTGGTCAAAACTCCCAACGGTCCCGTCGAGCGCTGGTAG
- a CDS encoding GEVED domain-containing protein, whose amino-acid sequence MVSSFYTGTPNDPFDETSGNGAGTNARAEGAYDLTVGLNVQDVDYYAVELEAGDILGANLTGAGQTVSLYDPTGGLIQQSSFYLSDIYPANTPLPGDGNAAASFVAPVAGTYYVGVTGDVGLYDLQLRVFRPELETQMVGAIQTLYIDFDGADVDPSIFDSFQTSRTATMSPLSSFLGNWGLTAADEEAVIRAILATVEENFADLGLANNGDFATTGNPGDYGIQILNSLDDPGLDETNTPNLSRVIVGGTISELGIGTIGIAESIDVGNFDTTESAVVLLDLLSSTNPADPNSLNNIVRNFGSSMVDLIGVAVGNIVTHEAGHFFGLWHTLNFAPPSQIIDQGGDLGNIIGLGNDNIFGTGDDIDVDFNVGPLNDFLGTQDSPNTLAFGLSTGAFYGIDYGDAPAPYPTLEADDGARHDLAGGLVLGASIDFEADGLPSLDASGDGADDDGVIFLDPNGNVTDGISISDNIATVEVTVNGAGYLQGWIDFNGNGAWEASEQIFTDEFLTAGTHQLSFSVPQGVGDFVIGETFARFRFSTQTGLGVTGYAPDGEVEDYRLELTASRYGTIVFDDATYDSGDLITITVTDGDLLGAGTVDVTVTSTGGDQETITLTEVGFGTFTGTINSSPGTLVVGDGILQVVFGETITAAYADADTGEGQPGNYLGDFVSTNLNSPRDLVFGPDGDLYVSNGFEGSDGSDHTVERFDGQTGASLGSFVIPGSGGIDVPNGLVFGPDGNLYVASSDTGQILRYDGQTGSIIGSGVFAFGGGLVQPRFITFGPGSSPGIPDLYVADTGFLRDRILRYDGLTGAFIEEYVTRSEGGMGKPYGMAFDSSGNLYVASYNTNEILKFDSNGDPVPGGPFIAAGTGGLANPRGITIGPDGLLYVANGATESILRFDPNTGAFVDNYTFNATIQLPYGLTFGPDDNLYVVDTDLGKVLKFAGPFGTSTARVITDTALIVASNGVDYGDAPASFPVLDAENGAKHAINNYTNLYLGAGVTAEADGQESATASLDTDDGILLNPIIAGDTSTTITIISSGTGFMDAWIDFNGDGDWDDPGEQILSSQAVVGGANSVSIAVPLGVTVGEVAARFRLSSAGGLSTTGAAADGEVEDYLVTVVPQGFTGLLPDPNRPGKSALFITGTQANDIILLSQTYQTNIVQVRLNGVNLGEFAPTGGVYVWGLGGDDQIIADDTFYNRESMFFGGLGNDYLVGGWGNDVLVGGAGNDTIEGGPDGYDILIGGLGSDYIRGHNEALYTDYGQNGDILIGGATVYDNGLAQLFAIYQEWISADPFGDRVASISTRVDNASLGVNNVRLDDTTVFDDGELDQLYGAVARGDDWFLLDLGYDINNAGAHDIRQ is encoded by the coding sequence ATGGTCTCCAGCTTCTACACCGGTACTCCGAATGATCCATTCGATGAAACCAGTGGAAATGGAGCTGGAACCAACGCGCGGGCCGAAGGGGCATACGACCTGACCGTTGGTCTGAACGTTCAGGATGTGGATTACTATGCCGTCGAACTGGAAGCGGGTGATATTCTGGGAGCCAACCTGACTGGTGCAGGCCAGACCGTCTCCCTGTATGACCCCACTGGTGGTTTGATTCAGCAGTCGTCATTCTATCTGTCAGACATTTACCCTGCTAACACACCACTGCCCGGTGATGGTAACGCCGCAGCTTCCTTTGTTGCTCCAGTTGCCGGAACCTATTATGTGGGAGTAACGGGAGATGTCGGACTATATGACCTCCAGTTACGCGTCTTCCGTCCCGAACTGGAAACCCAGATGGTCGGTGCAATCCAGACACTGTACATCGACTTTGACGGGGCAGACGTCGATCCTTCCATCTTTGACAGTTTCCAGACTTCGCGAACTGCCACTATGTCTCCCTTGAGCTCCTTCCTGGGTAACTGGGGACTGACCGCCGCTGATGAAGAAGCAGTCATCCGGGCGATTCTGGCAACGGTAGAAGAAAACTTCGCTGACCTGGGTCTGGCCAACAACGGTGATTTTGCTACGACCGGCAATCCCGGTGATTACGGTATTCAGATCCTGAACAGCCTGGATGACCCGGGCCTGGACGAAACTAACACTCCGAATCTCAGCCGCGTGATTGTGGGGGGAACGATCAGCGAACTGGGAATCGGCACCATCGGTATCGCTGAGTCAATCGATGTTGGTAACTTTGATACTACCGAATCCGCTGTCGTGCTCCTCGATCTGCTCAGCAGCACGAACCCTGCGGACCCGAACTCGCTGAACAACATCGTCCGCAACTTTGGCTCCAGCATGGTTGATCTGATTGGGGTAGCGGTCGGTAATATTGTGACTCACGAAGCGGGTCACTTCTTCGGTCTGTGGCACACACTTAATTTTGCTCCACCTTCGCAGATTATCGACCAAGGCGGTGACTTGGGAAATATCATCGGTCTGGGCAACGATAATATCTTCGGCACAGGCGACGACATTGATGTCGATTTCAACGTGGGCCCACTGAATGACTTCCTGGGAACTCAGGACAGCCCCAACACTCTGGCCTTTGGCCTGTCTACAGGAGCGTTCTACGGAATTGATTACGGCGATGCTCCTGCCCCCTACCCCACATTGGAAGCAGACGATGGTGCACGCCACGACCTCGCAGGCGGCTTAGTACTGGGAGCATCAATCGATTTCGAAGCTGATGGACTGCCCAGCCTGGATGCTTCCGGTGACGGTGCAGACGACGATGGCGTGATCTTCCTCGATCCCAACGGCAATGTCACCGACGGTATTTCCATCAGCGATAACATTGCCACTGTCGAAGTAACCGTCAACGGTGCTGGTTATCTCCAGGGCTGGATTGACTTCAATGGCAACGGTGCCTGGGAAGCCAGCGAACAGATCTTCACAGACGAGTTTCTCACTGCAGGCACACACCAGTTGTCCTTCAGTGTCCCTCAGGGCGTGGGCGATTTCGTGATTGGCGAAACATTCGCACGTTTCCGCTTCAGTACACAGACCGGACTGGGTGTAACCGGTTATGCTCCTGATGGGGAAGTCGAAGACTATCGACTCGAACTGACGGCTTCCCGTTACGGAACGATCGTCTTTGATGACGCTACCTACGACTCAGGTGATCTGATCACAATTACTGTCACCGATGGCGATCTGCTGGGAGCAGGTACAGTCGATGTGACTGTGACATCAACCGGCGGTGACCAGGAAACCATCACTTTGACGGAAGTCGGTTTCGGCACCTTCACAGGTACGATCAACTCTTCACCGGGCACACTGGTTGTCGGTGACGGTATTCTGCAGGTTGTCTTTGGTGAAACAATCACTGCGGCTTATGCTGACGCTGATACCGGAGAAGGTCAACCGGGTAACTACCTGGGTGACTTCGTCTCGACCAACCTGAACAGTCCGCGTGACCTGGTCTTCGGTCCCGACGGCGATCTCTACGTCAGTAACGGTTTTGAAGGCTCAGACGGGTCCGATCACACAGTCGAGCGATTCGATGGTCAGACAGGTGCCTCTCTGGGCTCCTTCGTGATCCCCGGCTCGGGTGGCATCGACGTTCCCAACGGTCTGGTATTCGGACCGGATGGAAACCTTTATGTCGCCAGTTCAGATACAGGACAGATTCTGCGATATGATGGCCAGACAGGTTCGATCATCGGATCAGGCGTCTTCGCTTTTGGTGGTGGTCTGGTTCAACCCCGCTTCATTACCTTCGGTCCTGGTTCCTCACCTGGTATCCCCGACCTCTATGTAGCGGATACAGGCTTCCTGCGTGATCGCATTTTACGCTATGATGGCCTGACGGGCGCATTCATCGAAGAATACGTTACCCGTAGTGAAGGTGGCATGGGCAAACCCTATGGCATGGCCTTCGACAGCAGCGGAAATCTGTATGTCGCCAGTTACAATACCAACGAAATTCTGAAGTTTGACTCTAATGGAGATCCGGTTCCCGGCGGCCCCTTCATTGCTGCTGGAACGGGTGGGCTCGCAAATCCACGCGGGATTACAATTGGTCCGGACGGACTCCTCTATGTCGCCAATGGTGCTACCGAAAGCATTCTGCGATTTGATCCAAACACGGGTGCATTCGTTGATAACTACACCTTCAACGCCACCATCCAGTTGCCCTACGGTCTCACCTTTGGACCGGATGACAACCTGTATGTTGTTGACACCGACCTGGGTAAAGTCCTGAAATTTGCCGGTCCATTCGGTACCTCAACAGCACGTGTGATTACAGACACGGCTCTGATTGTTGCCAGCAACGGCGTCGATTACGGTGATGCTCCCGCTTCATTCCCGGTACTCGATGCCGAAAATGGTGCCAAGCATGCTATCAATAATTACACGAACCTCTATCTCGGTGCAGGCGTCACTGCTGAAGCCGATGGACAGGAATCCGCGACAGCGAGCCTGGACACTGATGACGGCATCCTGCTCAACCCGATTATCGCCGGTGATACATCCACAACAATCACCATCATTTCATCCGGAACAGGCTTTATGGATGCCTGGATCGACTTCAATGGAGATGGCGACTGGGACGATCCAGGTGAGCAGATTCTCTCCAGCCAGGCTGTTGTTGGTGGTGCTAATTCTGTTTCCATTGCAGTCCCTCTGGGTGTGACTGTCGGTGAAGTTGCAGCCCGCTTCCGCTTAAGTTCGGCTGGTGGATTATCGACCACGGGTGCAGCAGCGGACGGGGAAGTCGAAGACTACCTGGTCACGGTCGTGCCGCAAGGTTTCACCGGTCTGCTGCCCGATCCGAACCGACCTGGAAAGTCAGCTCTGTTCATCACTGGTACTCAGGCAAATGATATCATTCTGCTCTCGCAGACCTACCAGACCAATATCGTTCAGGTTCGCCTGAATGGCGTCAACCTGGGTGAGTTTGCTCCCACGGGTGGCGTTTATGTCTGGGGCCTGGGCGGAGACGACCAGATTATCGCCGACGACACCTTCTACAACCGCGAATCAATGTTCTTCGGCGGTCTGGGGAATGACTACCTTGTCGGCGGCTGGGGCAACGATGTTCTGGTCGGTGGTGCAGGCAACGATACCATCGAAGGTGGCCCTGACGGATATGACATCCTGATCGGTGGCTTGGGTTCCGACTATATCCGTGGGCATAACGAAGCTCTCTACACCGACTATGGTCAGAATGGTGACATCCTGATTGGCGGAGCGACAGTCTATGACAATGGTCTGGCACAACTGTTTGCGATCTACCAGGAATGGATCTCTGCCGATCCGTTTGGCGACCGGGTTGCCAGCATCAGTACTCGCGTTGATAACGCATCCCTGGGCGTAAATAACGTTCGCCTGGATGATACAACTGTCTTTGACGATGGCGAACTGGACCAGCTCTACGGTGCCGTGGCCCGTGGTGATGACTGGTTCCTGCTTGATCTCGGTTACGATATCAACAACGCCGGTGCTCACGATATCCGGCAGTAA